One Nicotiana tomentosiformis chromosome 1, ASM39032v3, whole genome shotgun sequence genomic window, ttGCTGATACAAGGTGGATTACTATGGAACTCCAGTCAGCTTGAAAAGCATAGCGCAAATAAGCACTCCTGATTCAAGTTCTATCTTGGTGCAGCCCTATGACAAATCCAGGTTGAACTTCTGAAACaattggaaaaaaaagaaaattaccTCGGCTAATACTTTGGATGTGTGACCATTATCTCTTGCTTTCTTGATATCAATACTACTTGTAGATTCTTAGATGCATTTTGAAATAGGGTGAGCAAAAGAGTGAGTTCTGGAATTTGGATGTATCAAACAATAGGACGTCAACTTCATCAGACTCATTGCCTTTGTATACTGTTTTTCTTGTATAATTTACATGATAACAAGTCATAGAAGTTGTTTTCATTTTTAAGCTTTAGGCTAATGAAAGTGTCCTCGTGAGAGATTTCTTAGAACCATTTTGATCAACCAATGCATGTATTTGCTCTGCACTCAGCTTTACTTTTTGACTTAATTTTCAGTTTAAAAGCTATAGAGAAGGCTATTGTCAGCTCTGATCTTGGTATGACACCAAATAATGATGGAGAAGTAATAAGAATGTCTGTACCCCAGTTGACATCTGACAGGAGGAAGGTATTAAGTTTTCCCGTGCTCAGTCAAATTTGTTTCTTTTAGATGCCAACTTTGAGCTTGAATTTAACTGTAGCCATTTATGATGTAACCCCATATGCTATGGGTTGGATAGATATTATCTCCAATTTATTAACCCAGTTTTCGGTTAAGTCATGCTTTCTCGTCCTGTATCTTGGGAAAATATTTGTCTATTGTTTCTGGTAATTTTAAATCCCAATTTCATGTTCTCATTAGTGTAGCCACTAATTACAGACAAGGTACTTGCATTTCAGTGCATATCTCTTCATCTGCTCTGTATTAATATCTTGTATTGTTGTCATTAATTTTCTGAAAGttttttgtttcctttattcTTGTGGTGTATGTGACATCATCTAGTATTATTGACTTGTTTATTTTCGGAGGAGTAGATGACTGGTGATTTTACAGTCTTATAGGTCATACGGAAACAAGAACATTAGGGGCACTAGCTTCACTATGCAGTTTATCTAAAATGACTGGATATCTAGGTTTAATAACTGGTTGGGAGTGACCTTGTTTTAATTAGAGGACTAGCAAACTTGAATTGCACCATATCCCAACTAGAGGTGACTTTTTGCTATTCAAGCTATGTGATTGGCGTACACTTAGGGTACAGAACGTCTTGCTGCCAAATTGACCGGCAGCCATTCTGTTATTTGATTGAGAATTCCTTTTTGATTATGATAAATCAAAAGTTTATGTCTTATAATAGCATGTTTTTATGAAAAAATGTAGTTACAACTTTTGATCTAATTCCAACTTAAGTCTACTTCACCCCGTGGGTTTTCTCAATGTtaaaaaaaaagggcagcccggtgcactaagctcccgctatgcgcgggatcCAGGGAAGCGCCAGACCATAAGGGTTTATTGTACGCAGTAttaccctgtatttctgcaagaggctgtttccacggcttgaacccgtgattTCCTGGTCACATAGCAACAATTTTATTGGTTAAACCAAGGCTTCCCTTCGGGTTTTCTCAATGCTTATGATTTGGTAAATATGTGACCTTTCACACCTCTTGACCGGGGCATTTATGTCTCTCCTCTGCACGTGcctgaaccatctcagcctcgattcCCGCACTTTGTCCTCCACCGAGGCAATACCCACCTTGTTCCTAACAACTTCATTCCAAATATGTGAATAGTTCAGTACATTCAATTTCTATTTGAGTTTGCACTTttacttttcttatttttcttcattttatgTAGGAGCTATCCAAAATTGTTTCTAAACAGGCAGAGGAAGGAAAGGTAAGTTTTATCTATTTTAGAAGCATGTTGTAACTCCTTTCTATTTTCTTTTCTgcttttaaaagaaaatatcccCATTCATAATGTAGTGGGATCTACTATCAGAAATAACTCCAATTTGTTCTTTGGTGCACTTGATGTTTCGGATTTACAATTGATCACGACTGTGGTATAGTTATATCTTTACTCTGGTTCTTTTAGAGGTACCCTATCCATGGTCCTTATGGTAGCAAGCAGTAAATTTGGTGTTAAACTGCTCAATAGACTGAAATATGGTTGCAGTCAGTGTATGACATACACAAAGTACTTCATATTCTCTATCCCAATTTGTGATACACAATTACGATGGAAATTCAAACAACTTCTCTCTGTACATGGATTTCCTAAACAACTTAACTAGCCTTTCAATTTTAATAATGTGTTGAATGTAGTGCTGTTATTCTAATCTAAAATGTCCTATATCAATTTAAAGCTTAGATAGCTTGGCCCACTATGACTCTTTCATTTGTTTAGGGATGGAGGAGGTAGTGTGTTTATATTGCCTATTAATCAAGTCCACTGGATACTGCTAGCTCTTTCTTATGAAACATTTGCAGGTAGCTTTAAGGAATATAAGAAGAGATGCCTTAAAAGCTTATGAAAAGCTTGAGAAGGTTTGTTGAGCTCTTGGCAACTTATGGTCCTTATCTTTCGGATGTTAGATATTGAGGAATCTTACCTTTTTTCAGGAGAAAAAGCTTTCTGAAGACAATGTGAAGGACTTATCTGGTGATTTACAGGTACCTAACAAAGTTTGGTGTTCATGGCACAAGAATTCAGAAACAGAAAGTGATTATCCATAATTGTTTATTACCATTTGGCATGTTGGTGTGGAGATAATCCCACCAATTCTGTACTCATTTTGTATGAATTTGCTGTGTCAAATTCTCAATCCATATAGAAGGCCAGGCTATACCCTCCTTCAAATTGTATCTTTTGCATTGCAATGGTAATAAAATCGTGACTTGGaactaaaaaaagaaaattgTCTCATAAATCGTAATTTTAAACTGTAAATTACTACTTGGTTGTTTCGACGCCTTGGATTCTAATGGATGAGAGGAACTAAAATTGTTTTCTGGGTTTCTCGTAATACCTACTTCTGCTCTAATTTCTCAAACCCACTGAAGGAAATACCTCCAATGACTAATAAATATCACTACAGAACAACCTGAAGTCTTGCTTCTTATGACATTCTTCCTGCTTCTATGCAGAAAGTCACAGATGAATATATGAAGAAGATTGATACcgtcttcaagcagaaggagaaGGTATGTTAATCAAGAATACTCACATGGTCTTTTGAGAttaaatatgcacaaaaatatgAGTAGACTCCAAATTCCCTGGGAACTTTTTCTAATAAGTAATAAACTAGCAGAAAAACTGAGTAGCAACAGTTAAGTTCTGATAGGGGCACTAAAGAAATATTTTCTTCCCCATCCTTTTACCATACCATGTTTCTCTGCAACTTTTCTGCTTCACTAGGCCCTTTCATATACTGTATGTTTCTCTATGCACATTGACTATGTTCTGAATAACAGGAAGTGAGTCTAGTTTCACGTTGTGGCTTCTATGTTCTGAATAACAGGAAGTGAGTCTAGTTTCACGTTGTGGCTGTTTACAGGCAATCCTTTAATCAGATGGAACCATTAATTTCATGCGTGCACACCCTGAAGAAGCCTTTTACCATTCATATTTTTTCGAACTTTCTAGATTTGTGTTGTCTAGCAATCTTCCTTTTGCTCACCAATAAATAGGGCAAAGTTGGTCATCTTTTGAGAAAGGGTTCTATGGAGTGGCAATATTATATTCTAATTGTTTCAATTTATATTCCATAGCTGCAGCTGAAGCTGCTTTCCCCTCCCATTTACCCTTAACCCAACTCAGTCGTACCCCATAGGTAGTATGATCGTAGTTCATTATCTCTCCATTGTTTTCCACTTCCTCGTTTGGTTTGGCTGCTCACTAGTTTGCCATGCTTTACCTTTTGACTCGCTTATGCTTCCAATCTATTTATCCAATGAGGGTTAGTGGAATTTTTATCGAACACATCTACTTTTTACTCTCAGGAAATGCTGACAGTTTGACTACAGTTCCGTGCAATGTGTACATGGAGTTGGTGCAATAACGAAATTTTTCTTGGAAGGTTCATCTGGTGCATAGGCTTGTAACATGTCTTTGTTTTTCTGTGGAAATGACGTAAAGAGCACTCAGGAACTGGAATGGTCCCAGTTAATTTTGTTTGAATCTGTTGTTACTGGAAAGTATTGCTTAAAGAAGTTAATATGTTTGTAACAACCTGATTTGAGCACCCATCTTCAAGTTGAGGCTGCTGGGTTTTGTAACTATAGCATCCAGAGTGGAACGTACTTGTTGATTGTGAAAGATATACTGTCGTTGCTCTTCTTTCTCTTTATTTTGGAAGGCTCTATTGTCTATTTGTTTGACTTAAGTTGTGACATCTTGTTCAttaatgtgtatatatatactctTTTGAGAAGGAATACGCCATTGTCGATGGTGTTTCATTGCATTACCTGAAGCCAATAGTTTTTGCAAGTTTTCTGAGTCCGGGTAGTGCATTCGCTTTGTGAGCCTCTCTATGCATATACATAAGTGTATGTTTACCAGTTAATTTACTTGTCTGCCAGACGTTGTCTTCTTAACCCCTTATATTGTTTGATATAATGGACAACAAAGTAACATACTTCAAACCGTTTCACTTGGCAACTCCCATTCCTTGCCTTTTAATATTATCTTCGAAACACTTTCAATCAAAGAACTCATAGAGGAACAGCAGCACTCGTTGGTTGTCAGCATTCAAAAGTGAATAAATTATTGATTTATCAAGATTTTTCTTACCTTTTGATGTCATTTCGTCTGTGTTGTCTTTAAGCAATTGCTTATGCGAATCTAAGCTTCCCCCTTTAAGTTCAGTTGTGTGTCTGCTTGTATATCACTCATTCAATTATTACATTATATTGTTGAATATAAGTGATTGCCAAAATATAATATTATCACTTACCTGTGGTTTTATCCTATTAATGTTGGTGGTTTTCTTTCTCTAAGAACTTGAGGTCAGGATAAAACAACAGGTAAATGATAATATTAAATAAGGGCTTGTTAAATAATAATCGTACCGCGTAcgtaaagttttaaaaaaatatagaatttaaaat contains:
- the LOC104113527 gene encoding ribosome-recycling factor, chloroplastic translates to MTIAFSPATPVRSLYQKPNPPKPLLFFQDDFRTSGNVVSLTASANYVSLRVGARSLQPVKLSWVKRRGTVRCATIEQIEAEKAAIEKDVKERMEKTIDNVRSNFNSIRTGRASPAMLDKIEVDYYGTPVSLKSIAQISTPDSSSILVQPYDKSSLKAIEKAIVSSDLGMTPNNDGEVIRMSVPQLTSDRRKELSKIVSKQAEEGKVALRNIRRDALKAYEKLEKEKKLSEDNVKDLSGDLQKVTDEYMKKIDTVFKQKEKEMLTV